A DNA window from Lachancea thermotolerans CBS 6340 chromosome G complete sequence contains the following coding sequences:
- the PRE9 gene encoding proteasome core particle subunit alpha 3 (highly similar to uniprot|P23638 Saccharomyces cerevisiae YGR135W PRE9 20S proteasome beta-type subunit the only nonessential 20S subunit), producing the protein MGSRRFDSRTTIFSPEGRLYQVEYALESISHAGTAIGVMAKDGIVLAAERKVTSKLLEQGSSSEKLYKLNDNITVAVAGLTADAEILINTARLFAQNYLKSYNEEIPVEILVRRLSDVKQGYTQHGGLRPFGASFIYAGYDDRYGYQLYTSNPSGNYSGWKAISVGANTSAAQTLLQMDYKDDITVEEATELALKTLSKTTDSSTLTPERVEFSTITKLDNGKIAQKIFKPQEIETLLNKTGVTKKENDDE; encoded by the coding sequence ATGGGATCCAGGAGGTTTGATTCTAGAACAACTATTTTTTCTCCGGAAGGGCGTTTGTATCAAGTTGAATATGCCCTTGAGTCCATATCACACGCAGGGACAGCCATAGGAGTCATGGCAAAGGATGGGATCGTGTTGGCAGCAGAGAGAAAGGTCACAAGCAAACTGCTGGAACAGGGCAGCTCGAGCGAAAAGCTTTATAAGTTGAACGATAACATCACAGTGGCTGTCGCAGGCCTAACCGCAGATGCCGAAATCCTAATAAACACGGCGCGGCTATTCGCACAAAACTACCTGAAGTCTTATAACGAGGAGATTCCCGTGGAGATTCTGGTAAGACGCCTCAGCGATGTCAAGCAGGGCTACACGCAACATGGTGGTCTGAGACCTTTTGGTGCATCATTTATCTACGCGGGCTACGACGACCGCTACGGATACCAGTTATACACTTCCAACCCATCAGGCAACTATTCTGGATGGAAGGCGATCAGTGTGGGAGCTAACACATCTGCTGCTCAAACTCTGCTGCAGATGGACTACAAAGATGACATTACAGTTGAGGAGGCCACAGAGCTTGCGCTCAAAACACTGTCTAAAACCACAGACTCGAGCACCCTGACCCCAGAACGCGTTGAGTTTTCGACAATCACGAAGCTCGACAATGGCAAAATCGCACAGAAAATCTTCAAGCCACAGGAGATCGAGACTctgttgaacaaaacagGTGTCACGAAGAAAGAGAACGACGATGAGTAA
- the MAY24 gene encoding May24p (similar to uniprot|Q06HN0 Saccharomyces cerevisiae YPR153W Hypothetical ORF): protein MKSFVTIGDVPIGYTTPKFPSLFWPINNKRYTLSYLYYTNDIWKFTVFWTLILFMGFYTAAGLWASISHRKKASGLWIMAFYILVGGFQALAAGTVTGLILAVTYKAGLFEMSTWIPLCSAVVLILFHVSTTYSMAGIII, encoded by the exons ATGAA GTCCTTTGTCACCATAGGTGATGTTCCAATTGGCTATACTACCCCGAAGTTCCCTTCGTTGTTTTGGCctatcaacaacaaaagGTATACGTTATCTTACCTTTACTACACAAATGACATCTGGAAGTTTACGGTCTTTTGGACCTTGATATTGTTCATGGGTTTTTATACAGCTGCTGGCTTGTGGGCCAGCATATCTCACAGAAAAAAAGCCAGCGGCCTGTGGATCATGGCGTTTTACATCCTAGTTGGCGGGTTTCAAGCTCTAGCTGCAGGCACTGTTACAGGTTTAAT CCTTGCCGTCACCTATAAGGCAGGACTATTTGAAATGTCCACATGGATTCCTTTGTGCTCTGCAGTTGTCCTTATTCTTTTCCATGTGAGCACCACGTACTCGATGGCCGGGATCATCATATAA
- a CDS encoding MFS transporter (highly similar to uniprot|P53283 Saccharomyces cerevisiae YGR138C TPO2 Polyamine transport protein) encodes MDSDQESINSFNSRDSYTQVPQTYVPSDATSARRAGRRSSASASSAVGSDRLRLVPTETVKSLQDMGVTPEAPLPDVNAPTTGKGGAAIFPEEYTLETATGLVPVATLQSLGRTQSAVSRTRTRVMREGAAARRRGSDAGSENEQKLTLSDHGSKSGSGSGEGEGEGAAAGAPELDPEIEFVTFVTGDPENPHNWPLWLRWVYTILLSILVIAVAYGSACITGGLGTVSDKFHVSQEVSILTCSLMVLGFSLGPLIWSPVSDLLGRRVAYFISLGLYVIFNIPCALAPNIGCLLACRFLCGVWSSSGLCLVGGSIADMFPPETRGRAIAFFAYAPYCGPVFGPLVNGFISVATNRMDLIFWVNMAFAGVMWIIVALIPETFAPVILKRRAARLRKETGNPKIMTEQEAQGLSVREMVQDCLLRPLYLAVTEPVLDLMCFYVCLIYSLLYAFFFAYPVIFGELYGYKDNLIGLMLIPILIGASVALATTTFCENQYIKITRRRKPTPEDRLLGAMIGAPFAAIALWILGATAYKHIIWVGPASSGLAFGYGMVLIYYSLNNYIIDCYAVYASSALATKVFLRSAGGAAFPLFTEQMYHKLGLHWASWLLAFISTAMVAIPFAFFHWGKDLRAKLSKKNYAFSGME; translated from the coding sequence ATGGACTCGGATCAAGAATCCATCAACTCCTTCAACTCGCGCGACTCATACACGCAGGTGCCCCAGACGTACGTGCCGTCGGACGCGACCAGCGCCCGGCGCGCGGGGCGCCGGTCGTCCGCGTCAGCTTCGTCCGCGGTCGGCTCCGACCGGCTCCGTCTGGTCCCTACAGAGACCGTGAAATCGCTACAAGACATGGGTGTGACACCCGAGGCGCCGCTGCCGGACGTCAACGCGCCCACGACTGGCAAGGGCGGCGCCGCCATCTTCCCTGAGGAATACACTCTGGAGACCGCCACGGGGCTGGTGCCCGTGGCAACGCTGCAATCGCTGGGCCGGACGCAATCCGCGGTGTCGCGGACGCGCACGCGCGTGATGCGCGAGGGCGCGGCCGCGAGACGCCGCGGGTCCGATGCCGGCTCCGAGAACGAACAGAAACTCACGCTTTCCGACCACGGGTCCAAGTCCGGGTCCGGATCCGGCGAGGGCGAGGGCGAGGGCGCTGCCGCCGGCGCGCCCGAGCTAGACCCTGAGATCGAGTTTGTGACGTTCGTGACAGGCGACCCCGAAAATCCCCACAACTGGCCCCTGTGGCTGCGTTGGGTGTACACGATCCTGCTGTCGATCCTGGTCATCGCGGTCGCGTACGGCTCCGCGTGCATCACCGGTGGTCTGGGCACGGTGAGCGACAAGTTCCACGTGTCGCAGGAAGTGTCGATTCTGACCTGTTCGTTAATGGTGCTCGGTTTCTCGCTGGGTCCTCTGATCTGGTCGCCCGTGTCGGACTTGCTCGGGCGCCGTGTCGCTTACTTCATCTCGCTGGGTCTCTacgtcatcttcaacatcCCCTGCGCGCTGGCGCCCAACATCGGGTGCCTGCTCGCGTGCCGGTTCCTGTGCGGCGTGTGGTCGTCGTCCGGGCTGTGTCTCGTGGGCGGTTCGATCGCAGACATGTTCCCTCCCGAGACGCGTGGCCGTGCCATCGCGTTCTTCGCGTACGCGCCCTACTGTGGGCCTGTGTTCGGCCCGCTCGTTAACGGGTTTATCTCCGTGGCCACGAACCGCATGGATCTGATCTTTTGGGTCAACATGGCGTTCGCAGGCGTGATGTGGATCATCGTGGCGCTCATCCCCGAGACGTTCGCGCCCGTGATCCTGAAGCGCCGTGCCGCGCGCCTGCGTAAGGAGACCGGCAACCCCAAGATCATGACCGAGCAGGAGGCCCAGGGCCTCAGTGTGCGCGAGATGGTCCAGGATTGTCTGCTGCGTCCACTGTACCTGGCCGTCACGGAGCCCGTGCTGGATCTCATGTGCTTCTACGTGTGCCTCATCTACTCGCTGCTGTACGCGTTTTTCTTCGCGTACCCCGTCATCTTCGGCGAGCTGTACGGCTACAAGGACAACCTGATCGGCCTGATGCTGATTCCGATCCTGATCGGCGCGTCCGTCGCGTTggccaccaccaccttctGCGAGAACCAGTACATCAAGATCACGCGCCGCCGCAAACCCACGCCCGAGGACCGTCTGTTGGGCGCCATGATAGGCGCGCCCTTCGCGGCCATCGCCCTGTGGATCCTCGGTGCCACCGCCTACAAGCACATCATCTGGGTCGGGCCCGCGTCCTCGGGTCTGGCCTTCGGCTACGGCATGGTGCTCATCTACTACTCTCTGAACAACTACATCATCGACTGTTACGCGGTCTACGCGTCCAGTGCCCTGGCCACCAAGGTCTTCCTGCGTTCCGCGGGTGGAGCCGCCTTCCCGCTGTTCACGGAGCAGATGTACCACAAGCTGGGCCTGCACTGGGCCAGTTGGTTGCTAGCCTTCATCTCGACGGCCATGGTCGCCATTCCCTTTGCATTCTTCCACTGGGGCAAGGACCTGCGCGCGAAGCtgtccaagaagaactATGCCTTCTCCGGCATGGAATAG
- the CBF2 gene encoding Cbf2p (weakly similar to uniprot|P32504 Saccharomyces cerevisiae YGR140W CBF2 Essential kinetochore protein component of the CBF3 multisubunit complex that binds to the CDEIII region of the centromere Cbf2p also binds to the CDEII region possibly forming a different multimeric complex ubiquitinated in vivo): MPDVPSRPMDPHLHIKALVDTLAPRTAHQYKLYHTKFIQWCRDNKLLRRDPGADHPYRDIVVTATLVHCFVLSQYVCVSDSQFSASVLRKMISAFKFLHRVCCAYEPDYPYELDHDYLEAVARLHVSASAENPPFSPLHLVSVNMWTPHSNRLSEKYFKGGLERLRFLVDFHVQQYWHLPFADRARLKLGDLRFAADPGMLHVVRQGQHGADAPETVQQLALLPQRVPWICPLVSLAAYLYLRFYGAPKAYKGDGFPDLLGADEWAFLPMVRGKSLDKYPREETMTNYYAHVFRHCHLPYKRREYFYNKSVDYCQYPEIRRTELDQLQEIAPAQQRELFPHLIPLDFLRHMNHFPVYEPPSENHYADLANVPKSLLVQVFPEIEEYKRSSIPLGEQAQHFIDALQLLRSALVSALPLFYHFFPEHDLFKDPMFQNAEFQGYFHQKIEQLRATDQLQSYDPAAFGLVEAERDFAAPSQPPQALNVPPSADTQDLQIYLRDQTFRMVQFQTTSNFHLLLQSLSRIFEKLETKKSNREYIIHQLGSLEQTLQDQIAASKPQDVKTEEETSSSSTNGPKQETRESLPAGKLSRPAVFDSDAEDDDDYKEEDDNEDNDDEVDPNLQNELQALVSQVMDTRFKSAVEQQTAQIERHVQSLISAQVKEEVRKQLAHLLNQQSSTPTPQPSQQPVTIAPKRPREEQEPPSTAGESTFAMSPQLTSIEDIILEWFTPNPEQGNECVHTMNKKFGKTWRAGSQEATHLYKQRKLIIEFYICLVNQRQMDRYEAVAVCEKLRDNASIQEFSNMLKSWKKGHNNSFDGLG, encoded by the coding sequence ATGCCCGACGTTCCCTCCCGTCCAATGGACCCGCATCTGCACATAAAGGCCCTCGTCGACACGCTGGCCCCCAGGACCGCGCACCAGTACAAGCTCTACCACACCAAGTTCATCCAGTGGTGCCGCgacaacaagctgctgcgaCGCGACCCCGGCGCAGACCACCCGTACCGCGACATCGTCGTCACCGCTACCCTTGTGCATTGCTTCGTGCTGTCCCAGTATGTGTGCGTTTCGGACTCGCAGTTCAGCGCTTCGGTGCTCCGCAAGATGATCAGCGCGTTCAAGTTCCTCCACCGCGTGTGTTGCGCCTACGAGCCGGACTACCCGTATGAGCTCGACCACGACTACCTCGAGGCCGTCGCCCGCCTGCACGTCAGCGCCTCTGCCGAAAACCCGCCCTTCTCGCCGCTCCATCTTGTCTCGGTCAACATGTGGACCCCGCACTCTAATCGGCTCTCCGAGAAATACTTCAAGGGCGGCCTGGAACGGCTGCGCTTTCTTGTCGACTTCCACGTCCAGCAGTACTGGCACCTGCCCTTTGCCGACCGCGCTCGGCTGAAGCTCGGCGACCTGCGCTTTGCCGCTGACCCCGGCATGCTTCACGTCGTGCGCCAGGGGCAGCACGGCGCGGACGCGCCTGAAACCGTCCAACAGTTAGCGCTTCTGCCGCAGCGGGTGCCGTGGATCTGCCCTCTTGTGAGCCTGGCCGCCTATCTCTATCTCAGATTCTACGGCGCACCCAAGGCCTACAAGGGCGACGGCTTCCCAGATCTTTTAGGCGCCGATGAGTGGGCCTTCCTTCCCATGGTCCGCGGAAAGTCGCTTGACAAGTATCCGCGCGAGGAGACTATGACCAATTACTACGCACACGTCTTCCGCCACTGCCACCTTCCTTACAAGAGGCGAGAGTACTTCTACAACAAAAGTGTCGACTACTGCCAATACCCCGAGATACGACGCACGGAATTGGACCAGCTGCAGGAGATCGCGCCCGCCCAGCAGCGCGAGCTTTTCCCACACTTGATCCCGCTCGACTTTTTAAGACACATGAACCACTTTCCGGTCTACGAGCCACCCTCCGAGAACCACTACGCAGACTTGGCGAACGTGCCAAAGTCTCTTCTCGTTCAGGTGTTCCCTGAGATCGAAGAGTACAAGAGAAGCTCGATACCTCTGGGTGAGCAGGCGCAGCACTTCATTGATGCTCTCCAGCTCTTGAGAAGTGCGTTGGTTTCAGCCCTTCCACTCTTTTACCACTTCTTTCCGGAGCACGACCTGTTCAAAGACCCTATGTTCCAGAACGCGGAGTTCCAGGGCTATTTCCACCAAAAAATAGAGCAACTGCGCGCCACCgaccagcttcaaagctatGATCCTGCTGCTTTCGGGCTGGTCGAAGCCGAACGGGATTTTGCTGCTCCATCTCAACCGCCTCAGGCTCTCAATGTTCCCCCTAGCGCTGACACGCAAGACCTGCAAATCTATCTCCGTGATCAAACTTTCCGCATGGTCCAGTTCCAGACAACTTCCAATTTTCACCTGCTTCTCCAGTCTCTGAGCCGcatctttgagaagctggagaccaaaaagagcaaTCGTGAATATATCATTCACCAGCTAGGATCCCTGGAGCAGACCCTGCAAGACCAGATCGCTGCGAGTAAACCTCAAGATGTTaaaacagaagaggaaacaagcagcagctccacaAATGGCCCCAAACAAGAAACACGAGAATCACTTCCTGCTGGAAAACTCTCTAGGCCAGCCGTATTCGATAGCGATGccgaagatgacgatgacTACAAGGAGGAGGACGATAACGAAgacaacgacgacgaagTGGACCCTAACTTGCAAAATGAGCTACAGGCGCTTGTTTCTCAAGTCATGGACACTAGGTTCAAATCTGCTGTGGAACAGCAAACTGCTCAAATTGAACGCCATGTCCAGAGCTTAATAAGCGCCCAAGTCAAAGAGGAGGTCCGCAAGCAACTTGCCCATTTGCTCAATCAGCAATCCTCTACTCCAACCCCGCAACCCTCGCAGCAACCTGTGACCATAGCGCCCAAGCGCCCACGAGAAGAGCAGGAGCCACCCTCCACCGCAGGAGAGTCTACTTTCGCGATGTCCCCTCAGTTGACTAGTATTGAAGATATTATACTGGAGTGGTTTACCCCAAATCCTGAGCAGGGAAATGAATGTGTCCACACCatgaacaagaaatttggcAAAACTTGGAGAGCGGGCTCCCAGGAAGCGACCCACTTGTACAAACAACGCAAACTCATCATTGAGTTCTACATATGCCTGGTAAATCAGCGCCAGATGGATCGTTACGAGGCCGTTGCGGTTTGCGAAAAGCTGAGAGACAACGCGTCTATCCAAGAGTTCAGTAACATGCTTaaaagctggaaaaagggCCACAACAACTCTTTCGACGGTCTGGGGTGA
- a CDS encoding SH3 domain-containing protein (similar to uniprot|Q06449 Saccharomyces cerevisiae YPR154W PIN3 Protein that induces appearance of [PIN ] prion when overproduced), which yields MSASSINRSLSTVRTELEFLRESDVITENSYRDILSALPERYDPSRGPQQPSATQGEFVEAIYAFQAQQDGDLNLQVGDKVEVLEKPSPEWFKGKCNGRVGMFPSNYVKPAFSGSTTTERPVVPPPPQYQSQQLVPQQTNASAQSAYSQPPFPPSSTNYYQPPPQQYPQQYPQQQYYQAQQAPVAAPVAAPAAQQGHSSQASSAFKKFGGKLGNAAVFGAGATIGSDIVNSIF from the coding sequence ATGTCTGCCTCTTCTATCAACCGTTCTCTGTCTACTGTAAGAACTGAGCTTGAGTTCCTCCGCGAGTCTGATGTGATAACCGAGAACTCGTACAGGGACATTTTGTCTGCGCTGCCTGAACGCTACGACCCTAGCCGTGGCCCACAGCAGCCATCAGCCACGCAAGGGGAGTTCGTAGAGGCTATATACGCTTTCCAAGCGCAGCAGGATGGAGACCTGAATTTGCAAGTGGGAGATAAAGTTGAGGTCTTAGAGAAGCCTTCTCCGGAATGGTTTAAGGGTAAGTGCAACGGTCGTGTTGGCATGTTTCCTTCGAACTATGTGAAGCCAGCCTTCTCTGGCTCTACCACAACTGAGCGTCCTGTTGTTCCACCACCCCCACAGTACCAGtcgcagcagcttgtccCTCAGCAGACGAATGCGAGCGCGCAGTCAGCCTACTCGCAACCACCCTTTCCtccttcatcaacaaactACTACCAACCTCCGCCACAGCAATACCCACAGCAATACCCACAGCAGCAATACTATCAAGCGCAACAGGCGCCAGTTGCAGCACCTGTTGCAGCGCCTGCTGCACAACAGGGCCACAGCTCTCAGGCCAGTAGTGcgttcaaaaagtttggcgGTAAATTAGGAAATGCTGCGGTATTCGGTGCTGGTGCTACAATTGGCTCTGATATCGTGAATAGCATCTTCTAG
- a CDS encoding KLTH0G02288p (no similarity) gives MFRNQSLIPSCHTLGASGAVVPVLSPECGLPQPEMRKGSAGHASAGHSSSGSSGKGGSSSGSSGSSSGSSGSSSKGGSSSGSSGSSSKGGSSSGSSSSSNSGSGGYYGGSSSGTYGGSSSGTYGGAAGGAAAGAAAGHAGTRGHHNSTSGSSQRNGAAVVSPSWPRLLIFVFLLCSLTGVAPPATLDAHN, from the coding sequence ATGTTCAGAAACCAAAGTCTCATACCCAGCTGCCACACGCTTGGCGCGTCCGGGGCCGTTGTGCCGGTGCTGTCGCCCGAGTGCGGGCTGCCGCAGCCCGAGATGCGCAAGGGCAGCGCGGGGCATGCCAGCGCCggccacagcagcagcggcagcagcggcaaGGGTGGCAGCTCCAGCGGGTCCAGCGGTAGCTCCAGCGGGTCCAGTGGTTCCAGTAGTAAGGGCGGCAGCTCCAGCGGGTCCAGTGGTTCCAGTAGTAAGGGCGGCAGCTCCAGCGGGtccagcagctcaagcaaCAGTGGTTCTGGCGGCTACTACGGCGGTAGCTCCAGTGGCACCTACGGCGGTAGCTCCAGTGGCACCTACGGCGGCGCTGCCGGAGGCGCCGCGGCGGGCGCCGCAGCCGGTCATGCCGGCACCCGCGGCCACCATAACTCAaccagcggcagcagccAGAGGAATGGCGCCGCGGTTGTGAGCCCGTCGTGGCCCCGCCTTCTAATTTTCGTTTTCTTACTCTGCTCTCTTACCGGCGTCGCGCCGCCCGCGACCTTGGACGCGCACAACTAA
- the NCA2 gene encoding Nca2p (similar to uniprot|Q12374 Saccharomyces cerevisiae YPR155C NCA2 Protein involved in regulation of mitochondrial expression of subunits 6 (Atp6p) and 8 (Atp8p) of the Fo-F1 ATP synthase functions with Nca3p), translated as MFTDQFVLDAFEDIDAKLELALQQSSFVGQDHSSSNSDQLKKLQDQLWLVKNEVVALTASLRQRRVRLPNIKLLKSVLESLQEDAPSDFVAVSDNVEGPVRAAIIQYVTVCLYYCVVQKSLDQLPLVHDTAQYYSEIHDSTRWSLLYALQVAPQRLVHEANAVKNDVSRSASWRAMGSLEARSIGTAWYHRLVEQCRKMVMVHNFQLVGVPRDAKKVVSSLWALPLAAVRDEVGTRRQAADTLFNSTASRLGALMTQFPATRDTEARVALLSTFFNHSRASSPGGSEKALLAVMPEVMTLAPASKIQAPGFLTRYWPTLLCSLAYGPSSAFALWQSRDKILQFFQENVVDFCAGLIQNWIWTPLQQVWSTVRHDESQPSIAVASKGSLDSEFSSLTRMVVQLVAENSDGHVNTDALAVQVENGDLTEFMQIYERQIHHPVKNILTGKLVRSLLIQIQKTKVDASLALNGIDKLLSSQQLVFGVVAMSPALLIVYSIWTCIYRLSKLGRIWSNVAQFRFRLMSSMNNIERLLNYNVSEIESSDKDLNTGLLALEVVSARRYGEKLVPKKYRGQWTRDVGELVDPGLNNTARLNVVNRIYHVYGRYL; from the coding sequence ATGTTCACAGACCAATTTGTGCTAGAcgcttttgaagacataGACGCAAAGCTGGAGCTCGCGCTCCAGCAGTCTTCGTTCGTGGGCCAAGACCACAGTAGCAGCAACAGCGatcagttgaagaagctgcaggaCCAGCTGTGGCTCGTGAAAAACGAGGTGGTGGCCTTGACCGCGAGCCTTCGCCAGAGACGCGTCCGCCTCCCcaacatcaagctcttgaagtCTGTTCTCGAGTCCCTCCAAGAGGATGCGCCCTCCGATTTCGTCGCCGTCTCCGACAACGTGGAAGGCCCAGTGCGGGCGGCTATCATCCAGTACGTCACCGTCTGCCTTTATTACTGCGTCGTGCAAAAGTCACTCGACCAGCTGCCGCTGGTGCACGACACGGCACAGTACTACTCCGAGATCCACGATAGCACGCGCTGGTCACTTCTCTATGCCCTGCAGGTCGCACCACAACGCCTGGTCCACGAGGCCAATGCCGTCAAAAACGACGTCTCACGAAGCGCCTCTTGGCGGGCAATGGGGTCTCTGGAGGCTCGCTCGATCGGGACGGCCTGGTACCATAGGCTGGTGGAGCAGTGCAGGAAGATGGTTATGGTCCACAACTTCCAGCTTGTTGGGGTTCCCCGCGATGcaaaaaaagttgtttcCTCCCTGTGGGCGCTGCCGCTGGCGGCCGTGCGCGATGAAGTAGGAACCCGCCGGCAGGCGGCTGACACGCTTTTCAATAGTACGGCGTCCCGGCTTGGCGCGTTGATGACGCAGTTCCCTGCCACCCGTGACACCGAGGCCCGCGTCGCCCTTCTCTCCACATTTTTTAACCATAGTCGCGCGAGCTCTCCTGGCGGTTCCGAAAAAGCGCTCCTCGCCGTAATGCCCGAAGTAATGACACTGGCGCCAGCCTCCAAAATACAGGCGCCAGGATTCCTCACCCGGTATTGGCCTACATTGCTATGCTCACTGGCCTATGGGCCTTCCTCAGCGTTCGCTTTGTGGCAGTCCAGGGATAAAATCCTTCAGTTCTTCCAGGAGAACGTTGTCGACTTTTGCGCGGGTTTGATTCAAAATTGGATTTGGACACCCCTCCAGCAAGTGTGGAGCACTGTTCGTCACGATGAATCCCAGCCGTCGATCGCAGTTGCTTCCAAGGGCTCTCTAGACTCTGAGTTTAGCTCTTTGACAAGAATGGTAGTCCAGTTGGTAGCAGAAAACTCAGATGGCCACGTCAACACTGACGCCTTAGCGGTGCAGGTGGAAAACGGGGATCTCACAGAGTTTATGCAAATATATGAGCGTCAAATCCACCACCCGGTTAAGAACATTTTGACCGGGAAACTTGTGCGCTCTTTGTTGATACAAATCCAAAAGACCAAAGTAGATGCATCATTGGCACTAAATGGTATCGACAAACTGCTATCTTCGCAGCAACTTGTCTTTGGGGTTGTGGCTATGTCTCCCGCCCTATTGATAGTCTACAGCATCTGGACGTGCATCTACCGTTTGAGCAAACTCGGCCGCATCTGGTCGAACGTTGCTCAATTCAGATTCAGACTCATGTCCAGCATGAACAATATCGAGAGACTTTTAAACTATAATGTCTCTGAAATCGAAAGCTCTGACAAAGATCTTAACACTGGTTTGTTAGCATTGGAAGTGGTGTCTGCCCGGCGCTACGGTGAAAAGCTAGTGCCCAAGAAATACAGGGGCCAATGGACCAGGGATGTTGGCGAGCTCGTCGACCCAGGTCTAAACAACACAGCCCGGTTAAACGTAGTGAACAGAATTTATCATGTGTACGGCAGGTACCTCTGA